Proteins co-encoded in one Amaranthus tricolor cultivar Red isolate AtriRed21 chromosome 7, ASM2621246v1, whole genome shotgun sequence genomic window:
- the LOC130818217 gene encoding E3 ubiquitin-protein ligase DA2-like: MGNKLGRKRQVVDEKYTRPQGLYQIKDVDYKKLRKLILESKLAPCYPGGDDCDCSSGNALLEECPICFLYYPTLNRSRCCLKSICTECFLQMKNPNSTRPTQCPFCKTSNYAVEYRGEKSKEERGLEQIEEQKVIEAKIRMRQQELQEEEEKQHRKEEVSLSNRDTRTENIDCSTSEGIECEETTPSQDSSGIQMLRQPQYTRNGRNDEFDLDLEDIMVMEAIWLSIQENGQGGNIHSLDALPESYPIGDRYMSPMTAAAMAGSSSSPSSGLACAIAALAERQQLTGESSSGYSEAVSPLDMLPSSSRSSKRVKKGQRKHAEISSAKEMCSSRMLAEGCEVCPVSEVVEVGTSYANSDDSEGESDILPPPPPPPLPSMYRRWNSKRAKNFQRKYFERTSKNLHDQRMAAEEWGFYHNSEVAEAGTTYASSDESNENMQVVLPPPPPHLPSYDVGTSSGCSNVGENHFEYLLHPPPQLPSYVTDSGFQPSIPGPIVPESFEEQMMLAMAVSLAEARARTTAQGVAWH; this comes from the exons ATGGGGAATAAACTGGGGAGAAAGCGACAGGTGGTAGATGAAAAGTATACAAGACCGCAAGGTTTATATCAGATTAAAGATGTTGATTATAAGAAGTTGAGGAAACTTATTCTTGAATCAAAACTTGCTCCTTGTTATCCTGGAGGGGATGATTGTGATTGTAGTTCCGGAAACGCCCTTCTTGAAGAATGCCCCATTTGTTTTTTG TATTACCCTACTCTTAATCGGTCGAGATGCTGTCTGAAAAGCATATGTACAG AGTGTTTTCTACAGATGAAGAATCCAAATTCTACGAGACCTACACA ATGCCCTTTTTGTAAGACCTCAAATTATGCTGTGGAGTATAGAGGAGAAAAATCAAAAGAGGAGAGGGGACTGGAGCAAATA GAAGAACAAAAAGTTATTGAGGCGAAGATTCGGATGCGGCAGCAAGAGCTCcaggaggaagaggagaaaCAACACAGAAAAGAAGAAGTGAGCCTTTCCAATAGAGATACTCGGACAGAAAACATTGATTGCAGCACATCTGAAGGTATAGAATGTGAAGAAACTACCCCTTCTCAAGACTCAAGTGGTATACAAATGCTCAGACAACCCCAGTATACAAGAAATGGGAG GAATGATGAATTTGACCTGGATCTTGAAGATATCATGGTTATGGAAGCTATCTGGCTTTCTATTCAG GAAAATGGACAAGGAGGCAATATACACTCTCTTGATGCATTGCCCGAGTCATATCCAATTGGAGATCGCTATATGTCACCAATGACAGCAGCGGCAATGGCTGGATCATCGTCATCCCCTTCAAGTGGTCTTGCTTGTGCAATTGCTGCCCTTGCTGAGCGTCAACAATTGACTGGAGAATCTTCCTCTGGTTATAGTGAAGCTGTATCACCTTTAGACATGCTTCCAAGCAGTAGCAGGAGCTCAAAGAGGGTGAAGAAGGGTCAACGAAAACATGCAGAAATCTCCTCTGCAAAGGAAATGTGTAGTTCTAGGATGTTGGCCGAAGGATGTGAGGTGTGTCCAGTATCAGAGGTTGTTGAAGTTGGTACTAGCTATGCTAACTCTGATGATTCCGAAGGAGAGAGTGATATTCTGCCGCCACCACCTCCACCACCACTACCTTCAATGTATCGTAGATGGAATTCTAAGAGGGCAAAGAATTTTCAAAGAAAGTATTTTGAGAGAACTTCCAAGAATTTGCATGATCAAAGGATGGCAGCGGAAGAATGGGGATTTTACCACAACTCAGAGGTCGCTGAGGCTGGGACCACATATGCTAGTTCTGATGAGTCAAATGAGAACATGCAGGTCGTACTCCCACCGCCGCCACCTCATCTACCATCATATGATGTTGGTACTAGCAGTGGCTGCTCAAATGTCGGCGAAAATCATTTTGAGTACCTACTTCATCCACCACCACAACTACCGTCATATGTGACCGACAGTGGCTTCCAGCCTTCCATCCCTGGCCCGATAGTTCCTGAGAGCTTTGAGGAACAGATGATGTTGGCCATGGCTGTTTCGTTAGCTGAGGCTCGAGCTAGGACAACTGCTCAGGGAGTTGCTTGGCATTAG